The Streptomyces avermitilis MA-4680 = NBRC 14893 genome contains a region encoding:
- a CDS encoding MOSC domain-containing protein, with amino-acid sequence MGGTVAAVSSNGTYTFTKPNRESITLLAGLGVEGDVHAGVTVKHRFRMRKDPSQPNLRQVHLMHEELFEELRGAGFTVAAGELGENVTTRGIDLLGLPTGALLHIGDEAVVEVTGLRNPCAQIDTFQKGLLKQVVGSDDGAVAFKSGIMSVVRAGGVVRPGDSIEVELPDGPHLPLRTV; translated from the coding sequence ATGGGTGGGACAGTGGCTGCGGTGAGCAGCAACGGGACGTACACGTTCACCAAGCCGAACCGGGAAAGCATCACGCTGCTCGCCGGGCTGGGGGTCGAGGGCGATGTGCACGCCGGTGTGACCGTCAAGCACCGGTTCCGGATGCGAAAGGATCCTTCGCAGCCGAATCTGCGCCAGGTGCACCTGATGCACGAGGAACTCTTCGAGGAGCTGCGCGGCGCCGGATTCACCGTCGCGGCCGGGGAACTCGGCGAGAACGTCACCACCCGGGGCATCGATCTGCTGGGGCTGCCGACCGGTGCCCTGCTGCACATCGGGGACGAGGCCGTCGTCGAGGTCACGGGGCTGCGGAATCCCTGCGCCCAGATCGACACCTTTCAGAAAGGCCTGCTCAAGCAGGTGGTGGGCAGCGACGACGGTGCCGTCGCCTTCAAGTCCGGGATCATGAGCGTCGTGCGGGCGGGCGGGGTGGTGCGGCCCGGGGACTCGATCGAGGTCGAGTTGCCGGACGGGCCGCACCTGCCGCTCCGGACCGTCTGA
- the glyA gene encoding serine hydroxymethyltransferase, protein MSLLNTPLHELDPDVAAAVDAELNRQQSTLEMIASENFAPVAVMEAQGSVLTNKYAEGYPGRRYYGGCEHVDVVEQIAIDRVKELFGAEHANVQPHSGAQANAAAMFALLKPGDTIMGLNLAHGGHLTHGMKINFSGKLYNVVAYHVDETTGQVDMAEVEKLAKESRPKLIVAGWSAYPRQLDFAAFRRIADEVGAYLMVDMAHFAGLVAAGLHPNPVPHAHVVTTTTHKTLGGPRGGVILSTAELAKKINSAVFPGQQGGPLEHVIAAKAVSFKVAASDDFKERQQRTLDGARILAERLVRDDVKAVGVDVLSGGTDVHLVLVDLRDSELDGQQAEDRLHEVGITVNRNAIPNDPRPPMVTSGLRIGTPALATRGFQAADFTEVADIIAEALKPSYDADALKARVTALADKHPLYPGLK, encoded by the coding sequence ATGTCGCTTCTGAACACGCCTCTGCACGAGCTCGACCCGGACGTCGCCGCCGCCGTCGACGCCGAGCTGAACCGTCAGCAGTCCACCCTCGAGATGATCGCCTCGGAGAACTTCGCTCCGGTCGCGGTCATGGAGGCCCAGGGCTCGGTCCTCACCAACAAGTACGCCGAGGGCTACCCGGGCCGCCGCTACTACGGCGGCTGCGAGCACGTCGATGTGGTCGAGCAGATCGCCATCGACCGGGTCAAGGAGCTGTTCGGCGCCGAGCACGCCAACGTCCAGCCGCACTCGGGCGCCCAGGCCAACGCGGCCGCCATGTTCGCGCTGCTCAAGCCCGGCGACACGATCATGGGTCTGAACCTCGCGCACGGCGGGCACCTGACCCACGGCATGAAGATCAACTTCTCCGGCAAGCTGTACAACGTGGTCGCGTACCACGTGGACGAGACCACCGGCCAGGTGGACATGGCCGAGGTCGAGAAGCTGGCCAAGGAGTCCAGGCCGAAGCTGATCGTGGCCGGCTGGTCGGCGTACCCGCGCCAGTTGGACTTCGCCGCGTTCCGCCGGATCGCGGACGAGGTCGGCGCGTACCTGATGGTCGACATGGCGCACTTCGCCGGCCTGGTGGCGGCGGGTCTGCACCCGAACCCCGTGCCGCACGCCCATGTCGTGACCACGACCACGCACAAGACGCTGGGCGGCCCGCGCGGTGGCGTGATCCTGTCGACGGCCGAACTGGCCAAGAAGATCAACTCCGCGGTCTTCCCGGGTCAGCAGGGTGGTCCGCTGGAGCACGTGATCGCCGCCAAGGCCGTCTCCTTCAAGGTCGCCGCCTCCGACGACTTCAAGGAGCGCCAGCAGCGCACGCTGGACGGCGCCCGCATCCTGGCCGAGCGTCTGGTCCGGGACGACGTCAAGGCCGTGGGCGTGGACGTCCTCTCGGGCGGCACGGACGTGCACCTGGTCCTCGTCGACCTGCGCGACTCCGAGCTGGACGGCCAGCAGGCCGAGGACCGCCTCCACGAGGTCGGCATCACGGTCAACCGCAACGCCATCCCGAACGACCCGCGCCCGCCGATGGTGACGTCCGGCCTGCGCATCGGTACGCCGGCCCTCGCCACCCGCGGCTTCCAGGCCGCGGACTTCACCGAGGTCGCGGACATCATCGCCGAGGCGCTGAAGCCGTCCTACGACGCGGACGCCCTCAAGGCCCGGGTGACGGCACTGGCGGACAAGCACCCGCTGTATCCCGGTCTGAAGTAG
- the gcvT gene encoding glycine cleavage system aminomethyltransferase GcvT codes for MSSNAPRHTALDALHRSLGATMTDFAGWDMPLRYGSERDEHLAVRSKAGLFDLSHMGEITVTGPGAAALLNYALVGNIASVGVGRARYTMICRADGGILDDLIVYRLQEQTYLVVANASNAQVVLDALTERAGGFDAVVRDDRDAYALIAVQGPESPGILKSLTDADLDGLKYYAGLPGTVAGVPALIARTGYTGEDGFELFVDPADAEKLWQALTEAGAPAGLVPCGLSCRDTLRLEAGMPLYGHELSTSLTPFDAGLGRVVKFEKEGDFVGREALTEAAALAEKNPPRVLVGLIAEGRRVPRAGYPVVVGGEVIGEVTSGAPSPTLGRPIAMAYVDAAHAAPGTAGVGVDIRGSHEPYEVVALPFYRRQK; via the coding sequence ATGAGCAGCAACGCACCCCGTCACACCGCGCTCGATGCCCTGCATCGCTCGCTGGGCGCGACGATGACCGACTTCGCAGGGTGGGACATGCCCCTGCGCTACGGCTCCGAGCGCGACGAGCACCTCGCCGTCCGCAGCAAGGCCGGTCTCTTCGACCTCTCCCACATGGGCGAGATCACCGTCACCGGCCCCGGGGCCGCCGCGCTCCTGAACTACGCGCTGGTCGGCAACATCGCCTCCGTCGGCGTCGGCCGCGCCCGCTACACCATGATCTGCCGGGCCGACGGCGGCATCCTCGACGACCTGATCGTGTACCGGCTCCAGGAGCAGACGTACCTGGTCGTGGCCAACGCCTCCAACGCCCAGGTCGTCCTGGACGCGCTCACCGAGCGGGCCGGCGGCTTCGACGCGGTCGTGCGCGACGACCGTGACGCGTACGCGCTGATCGCCGTGCAGGGCCCGGAGTCCCCCGGCATCCTCAAGTCGCTGACCGACGCGGACCTGGACGGCCTCAAGTACTACGCGGGTCTGCCGGGCACGGTCGCGGGCGTCCCGGCGCTCATCGCCCGCACCGGCTACACGGGTGAGGACGGCTTCGAGCTGTTCGTCGACCCCGCGGACGCCGAGAAGCTGTGGCAGGCGCTGACCGAGGCGGGCGCCCCGGCCGGGCTCGTCCCCTGCGGTCTGTCCTGCCGGGACACGCTGCGCCTGGAGGCGGGCATGCCGCTGTACGGGCATGAGCTGAGCACCTCGCTCACCCCCTTCGACGCGGGGCTCGGGCGGGTCGTGAAGTTCGAGAAGGAGGGTGACTTCGTGGGGCGCGAGGCGCTCACCGAGGCCGCCGCCCTGGCCGAGAAGAACCCGCCGCGCGTCCTCGTCGGACTGATCGCCGAGGGCCGCCGGGTGCCGCGTGCCGGGTACCCCGTCGTCGTCGGCGGCGAGGTGATCGGCGAGGTCACCTCCGGCGCCCCCTCCCCCACGCTGGGCAGGCCGATCGCGATGGCGTACGTCGACGCCGCGCACGCGGCGCCGGGCACGGCCGGGGTCGGCGTGGACATCCGGGGCAGCCACGAGCCGTACGAGGTCGTGGCGCTGCCGTTCTACCGGCGCCAGAAGTGA
- a CDS encoding enhanced serine sensitivity protein SseB C-terminal domain-containing protein, producing MSASGTAAAGQVEHMLRQVTPGRYDAYEALLRALATPSAGQIWMLLWHGQAGSPDAQYGNMEVDGYGYAPCVTSAQELSASGWNRSYEVVDGLDVARTLYPDHFGLWLNPHAPGGGVGIPWLDLRRIATGLERQPAGPLRLSEPGIEVPQFYALLTQNAHRTPAVRSLRRAWVQPALGAPYLAIGLDVYDTSPPAVDSVRGMMQQSIGAVPDGLPVSTVAMSDAYDPVAMWLRANARPFYDREAHAAPAPAPAPAAGGYGYPPARGGY from the coding sequence GTGAGCGCGTCGGGCACGGCCGCGGCCGGGCAGGTCGAGCACATGCTGCGCCAGGTGACGCCCGGGCGTTACGACGCCTACGAGGCGCTCCTTCGTGCGCTCGCGACCCCGTCGGCCGGCCAGATCTGGATGCTGCTGTGGCACGGTCAGGCCGGTTCGCCCGACGCCCAGTACGGGAACATGGAGGTCGACGGCTACGGCTACGCGCCCTGCGTCACCTCCGCCCAGGAGCTCTCGGCCAGCGGCTGGAACAGATCGTACGAGGTGGTCGACGGCCTCGACGTGGCCCGCACCCTCTACCCCGACCACTTCGGCCTCTGGCTGAACCCGCACGCCCCCGGCGGCGGCGTCGGCATCCCCTGGCTGGACCTGCGCCGGATCGCCACGGGCCTGGAGCGCCAGCCGGCCGGCCCGCTCCGGCTCTCCGAACCGGGCATCGAGGTCCCCCAGTTCTACGCCCTGCTCACGCAGAACGCGCACCGCACGCCCGCCGTGCGCTCACTGCGCCGCGCCTGGGTGCAGCCCGCCCTCGGCGCGCCCTATCTGGCCATCGGCCTCGATGTGTACGACACGTCGCCGCCGGCCGTCGACTCCGTGCGCGGGATGATGCAGCAGTCCATCGGCGCGGTCCCGGACGGACTGCCCGTCTCGACCGTCGCGATGTCCGACGCGTACGACCCGGTCGCGATGTGGCTGCGCGCCAACGCCCGTCCCTTCTACGACCGTGAGGCCCACGCGGCCCCGGCACCGGCACCGGCCCCGGCGGCGGGCGGGTACGGATACCCGCCGGCCCGCGGCGGGTACTGA
- a CDS encoding AAA family ATPase — protein MTVKRITAYATTSGIALPEQPGVPARDACGPQPAAVVRDLRDRAGRSPHGLTFGAADLVVVTGLPGSGKSTLMRRAVRGARVDSQDTRDRWDTRLAGFLPYAVYRPLVRLAHYAGLRRALRSGAGVVVHDCGTQAWVRRWLAREARRRGGTLHLLLLDVTVGTALDGQRERGRGVSRYAFLRHRKAAGHLLRSVEKGNLPEGCGSAILMDRTAADVLNRIDFAAGVATAA, from the coding sequence ATCACGGTGAAGAGGATTACGGCGTACGCGACGACCTCGGGCATCGCGCTGCCCGAGCAGCCCGGAGTACCGGCCCGGGACGCGTGCGGCCCGCAGCCGGCGGCCGTCGTCCGCGACCTGCGTGACCGCGCGGGCCGCAGCCCGCACGGACTCACCTTCGGCGCGGCCGATCTCGTCGTGGTCACCGGCCTGCCCGGCAGCGGCAAGTCGACGCTGATGCGCCGGGCGGTGCGGGGCGCCCGTGTCGACTCCCAGGACACCCGCGACCGCTGGGACACCCGGCTGGCCGGCTTCCTGCCGTACGCGGTCTACCGGCCGCTGGTCCGGCTGGCCCACTACGCGGGACTGCGCCGCGCGCTGCGCTCCGGCGCGGGCGTCGTCGTGCACGACTGCGGTACGCAGGCCTGGGTGCGCCGCTGGCTCGCCCGCGAGGCCCGCCGCCGCGGCGGCACGCTGCACCTGCTGCTCCTCGACGTCACGGTGGGCACCGCGCTGGACGGGCAGCGCGAGCGCGGCCGGGGCGTCTCGCGCTACGCGTTCCTCAGGCACCGCAAGGCGGCGGGTCACCTGCTGCGCTCGGTGGAGAAGGGGAATCTGCCCGAGGGCTGTGGTTCGGCGATCCTGATGGACCGCACGGCGGCGGACGTACTGAACCGCATCGACTTCGCGGCCGGAGTGGCGACGGCGGCCTGA
- a CDS encoding EF-hand domain-containing protein produces MADVEEARKQFERIDTDGDGFITAAEFKTALAQGGDWNVTESVASAIIASRDLNGDKVLSFDEFWTHLNK; encoded by the coding sequence GTGGCGGACGTCGAGGAAGCACGCAAGCAGTTCGAGCGGATCGATACGGATGGTGACGGCTTTATCACGGCCGCCGAGTTCAAGACCGCCCTGGCCCAGGGTGGCGACTGGAACGTCACGGAGTCGGTGGCATCGGCCATCATCGCCAGCCGCGACCTCAACGGGGACAAGGTCCTCTCGTTCGACGAGTTCTGGACCCACCTGAACAAGTGA
- a CDS encoding L-serine ammonia-lyase, translated as MAISVFDLFSIGIGPSSSHTVGPMRAARMFARRLRNEELLDPVASVRAELYGSLGATGHGHGTPKAVLLGLEGASPRTVDVEGADDRVATIKESGRIRLLGEHEIAFDFSEDLVLHRRKTLPYHANGMTLWAYDASGAELLSKTYYSVGGGFVVDEDAVGEDRIKLDDTVLKYPFRTGDELLRLTRETGLSISALMLENERAWRTEEEIREGLLGIWRVMQACVSRGMSREGILPGGLKVRRRAAVSARQLRAEGDPLARAMEWITLYAMAVNEENAAGGRVVTAPTNGAAGIIPAVLHYYINFVPGADEDGVVRFLLAAGAIGMLFKENASISGAEVGCQGEVGSACSMAAGALAEVLGGTPEQVENAAEIGMEHNLGLTCDPVGGLVQIPCIERNGMAAAKAVTAARMAMRGDGSHKVSLDKVIKTMKETGADMSVKYKETARGGLAVNIIEC; from the coding sequence GTGGCCATCTCCGTCTTCGACCTGTTCTCGATAGGCATCGGCCCGTCCAGCTCCCACACGGTGGGCCCGATGCGGGCGGCGCGCATGTTCGCCCGCCGGCTGCGCAACGAGGAGCTGCTGGACCCGGTGGCCTCGGTCCGCGCCGAGCTGTACGGCTCGCTGGGCGCGACCGGGCACGGTCACGGCACGCCCAAGGCGGTGCTGCTCGGCCTCGAGGGCGCGTCCCCGCGGACGGTCGACGTGGAGGGCGCGGACGACCGGGTGGCGACGATCAAGGAGTCGGGGCGGATCAGGCTCCTCGGCGAGCACGAGATCGCGTTCGACTTCTCCGAGGACCTGGTCCTGCACCGCCGCAAGACGCTCCCGTACCACGCGAACGGCATGACCCTGTGGGCGTACGACGCCTCGGGCGCCGAACTGCTGTCGAAGACGTACTACTCGGTGGGCGGCGGCTTCGTCGTCGACGAGGACGCGGTGGGCGAGGACCGCATCAAGCTGGACGACACGGTCCTCAAGTACCCCTTCCGGACCGGTGACGAGCTGCTGCGGCTCACCCGGGAGACGGGTCTGTCGATCTCCGCGCTGATGCTGGAGAACGAGCGGGCGTGGCGCACCGAGGAGGAGATCCGCGAGGGGCTCCTCGGCATCTGGCGGGTCATGCAGGCGTGTGTGTCGCGCGGCATGTCGCGCGAGGGCATCCTGCCGGGCGGTCTGAAGGTGCGCCGCCGGGCGGCGGTCTCGGCCCGCCAGCTGCGCGCCGAGGGTGACCCGCTGGCCCGTGCCATGGAGTGGATCACGCTCTACGCGATGGCGGTGAACGAGGAGAACGCGGCCGGCGGCCGGGTCGTGACGGCCCCGACGAACGGCGCCGCGGGCATCATCCCGGCCGTGCTGCACTACTACATCAACTTCGTGCCGGGCGCGGACGAGGACGGGGTCGTACGCTTCCTGCTCGCGGCCGGCGCCATCGGGATGCTCTTCAAGGAGAACGCGTCCATCTCCGGCGCGGAGGTCGGCTGCCAGGGGGAGGTCGGCTCGGCCTGCTCGATGGCGGCCGGCGCACTGGCCGAGGTCCTCGGCGGCACTCCCGAACAGGTCGAGAACGCGGCCGAGATCGGCATGGAGCACAACCTCGGCCTCACCTGCGACCCCGTCGGCGGCCTGGTCCAGATCCCGTGCATCGAGCGCAACGGCATGGCCGCGGCGAAGGCGGTCACCGCCGCCCGCATGGCCATGCGCGGCGACGGCTCCCACAAGGTGTCCCTCGACAAGGTCATCAAGACGATGAAGGAGACCGGCGCGGACATGTCGGTCAAGTACAAGGAGACGGCGCGGGGCGGCCTCGCGGTGAACATCATCGAGTGCTGA
- a CDS encoding MerR family transcriptional regulator, which yields MIDDGTGLFTIGQLARRTGLSVRTIRYWSDEGALPPVTRSSGGYRLYDAGSVARLELIRTLRELGLGLDDVREVLAGETTVAEVAATHVTALDAQIRALKVTRAVLSTVARRGSTAEEMTLMNKLARLSAAERRRILEEFADEMFRGLDTADPVIRERMRNTAVDLPDEPTPEQVDAWVELVELLQDPEFRAQMRAAAEFNAADRGHDSPAGASLWFVRRLVQLAADARQRGIAPEAPEAEEVLRELLGEADGAADRAAVLERLEATSNDRVARYRELLAVVKGGGPLPAHREEFGWVVAALRARPGR from the coding sequence ATGATCGATGACGGCACCGGACTGTTCACCATCGGACAGCTCGCGCGGCGCACCGGCCTGTCGGTGCGCACCATCCGCTACTGGTCGGACGAGGGCGCCCTGCCACCGGTCACGCGCTCCTCGGGCGGCTACCGGCTGTACGACGCCGGGTCCGTGGCCCGGCTCGAACTCATCCGCACCCTGCGGGAGTTGGGCCTCGGCCTCGACGACGTGCGCGAGGTGCTGGCCGGCGAGACGACGGTCGCGGAGGTGGCGGCCACGCATGTGACGGCGCTGGACGCGCAGATCCGTGCGCTGAAGGTGACCCGGGCGGTGCTGTCGACCGTGGCGCGACGCGGTTCGACCGCAGAGGAGATGACACTGATGAACAAGCTGGCGCGACTGTCGGCCGCCGAGCGGAGGCGGATTCTGGAGGAGTTCGCGGACGAGATGTTCCGCGGGCTCGACACGGCGGATCCGGTGATCCGCGAGCGGATGCGGAACACCGCCGTGGACCTGCCGGACGAGCCCACGCCCGAGCAGGTGGACGCCTGGGTGGAGCTGGTCGAACTGTTGCAGGACCCGGAGTTCCGGGCGCAGATGCGGGCGGCGGCCGAGTTCAACGCGGCCGACCGCGGTCACGACAGCCCGGCCGGCGCTTCCCTGTGGTTCGTCAGGCGCCTCGTCCAGTTGGCGGCCGACGCGCGGCAGCGGGGGATCGCCCCCGAGGCGCCGGAGGCGGAGGAGGTGCTGCGGGAGCTGCTCGGCGAGGCCGACGGGGCCGCCGACCGGGCCGCCGTGCTGGAACGGCTGGAGGCCACGTCCAACGACCGGGTGGCCCGATACCGCGAGTTGCTCGCCGTGGTGAAGGGCGGCGGACCCCTGCCCGCGCACCGGGAGGAGTTCGGCTGGGTGGTCGCCGCACTGAGGGCTCGGCCGGGCCGTTAA
- a CDS encoding enhanced serine sensitivity protein SseB yields the protein MDIPAQAHPHSHSHGGWPGNELEEVLSASLGVPASPSTGARIVEVLGHSFVWVPLPGGGGPHSGPLDLPTLELDGQAFVPVFSSEEQFRQVVGNHMSYTIAPAVEFARGLPPQVGIAVNPDGVVGVPLPPDAVAELCRVGRTPLDGPASGGRVRLFEPDWQDDPVDFLAAASAEFAETGIVVSARRCMAAIETSDPVMFIGVELSSWEADARTLPLDALGRALGRVPVDRPVNMVFLDVAQDPVGEWMRAQVRPFYQHGY from the coding sequence ATGGACATCCCGGCACAGGCGCACCCGCACTCCCATTCGCACGGCGGATGGCCCGGCAACGAACTGGAGGAGGTGCTCTCCGCGTCCCTCGGCGTACCCGCGTCGCCGTCGACGGGCGCCCGGATCGTGGAGGTCCTCGGCCACAGTTTCGTCTGGGTGCCGCTGCCCGGCGGGGGCGGACCGCACAGCGGCCCGCTCGACCTGCCCACGCTGGAGCTCGACGGCCAGGCGTTCGTCCCGGTCTTCAGCTCCGAGGAGCAGTTCCGCCAGGTCGTCGGCAACCACATGTCGTACACGATCGCGCCCGCCGTGGAGTTCGCGCGCGGGCTGCCGCCGCAGGTCGGCATCGCGGTCAACCCGGACGGCGTGGTGGGCGTGCCGCTGCCGCCGGACGCGGTCGCCGAACTGTGCCGGGTCGGCCGGACCCCTCTCGACGGGCCCGCGAGCGGCGGCCGGGTGCGGCTGTTCGAGCCGGACTGGCAGGACGACCCGGTGGACTTCCTCGCGGCGGCCTCAGCCGAGTTCGCCGAGACCGGCATCGTGGTGAGCGCCCGCCGCTGCATGGCCGCCATCGAGACCTCCGACCCGGTGATGTTCATCGGCGTCGAACTGTCCTCGTGGGAGGCCGACGCCCGTACGCTCCCGCTGGACGCCCTCGGCCGCGCGCTGGGCCGGGTGCCGGTGGACCGCCCGGTGAACATGGTCTTCCTGGACGTGGCCCAGGATCCGGTGGGCGAGTGGATGCGGGCCCAGGTGCGGCCGTTCTACCAGCACGGGTACTGA
- a CDS encoding ABC transporter permease: protein MTAPIETTGAAAEAQPEAVLVGAEKGQIEGRSLGQIAWSRFKRDKVAVVGGVIVILLILVAVLSRPIQALLGLDPNAFNQDLIDPNTSLPKGSFGGMSGDHPLGVEPKFGRDIATRVLEGSWVSLVVAFGATILSNVIGAILGVVAGYYGGRVDTIISRLMDTFLAFPLLLFAIAISATLQGGAFGMEGLPLHLSVLIFVIGFFNWPYLGRIVRGQTLALREREFVDASRGMGAKGPYILFRELLPNLVGPIIVYSTLLIPTNILFEASLSFLGVGIQPPQASWGGMLREAVTYYQVDPQYMIVPGLAIFVTVLAFNLLGDGLRDALDPRSR, encoded by the coding sequence GTGACCGCACCGATCGAGACCACCGGGGCGGCAGCCGAGGCACAGCCGGAGGCTGTGCTCGTCGGCGCCGAGAAGGGGCAGATCGAGGGCCGTTCCCTGGGGCAGATCGCCTGGTCCCGCTTCAAGAGGGACAAGGTGGCCGTCGTCGGCGGCGTCATCGTCATCCTGCTGATCCTGGTCGCGGTGCTCTCCCGCCCCATCCAGGCCCTGCTGGGTCTTGACCCGAACGCCTTCAACCAGGACCTGATCGACCCGAACACCTCCCTTCCCAAGGGAAGCTTCGGCGGCATGAGCGGAGACCACCCGCTGGGTGTGGAGCCGAAGTTCGGACGCGACATCGCCACCCGCGTCCTGGAGGGCTCCTGGGTCTCGCTGGTCGTCGCGTTCGGTGCCACGATCCTGTCCAACGTGATCGGCGCGATCCTCGGCGTGGTGGCCGGCTACTACGGCGGACGGGTCGACACGATCATCAGCCGGCTGATGGACACCTTCCTCGCCTTCCCCCTCCTGCTGTTCGCCATCGCCATCTCCGCAACGCTCCAGGGCGGCGCCTTCGGTATGGAAGGGCTGCCGCTCCACCTCAGCGTCCTGATCTTCGTCATCGGCTTCTTCAACTGGCCCTACCTGGGACGTATCGTCCGGGGGCAGACGCTGGCCCTGCGCGAGCGGGAGTTCGTCGACGCCTCCCGCGGCATGGGCGCGAAGGGTCCGTACATCCTCTTCCGGGAGCTGCTGCCGAACCTGGTCGGCCCGATCATCGTCTACTCGACGCTGCTCATCCCGACCAACATTCTCTTCGAGGCGTCCCTGAGCTTCCTCGGGGTCGGTATCCAGCCCCCGCAGGCGTCCTGGGGCGGGATGCTCAGGGAAGCGGTCACCTACTACCAGGTGGACCCGCAGTACATGATCGTGCCTGGCCTCGCCATCTTTGTGACCGTGCTGGCGTTCAACTTGCTGGGCGACGGTCTCCGCGACGCTCTCGACCCGCGCAGCCGCTGA
- a CDS encoding NADPH-dependent F420 reductase, with the protein MKIGIIGAGNIGGNLTRRLTALGHDVSVANSRGPGTLTALAEETGATPVPVEEAARGAAVVVVTIPLKAVPDLPSGILDGAADDVAVIDTGNYYPRQRDGKIDAIEDEGLTESRWTARQLGHTVVKAFNGTYAQDILDRARPAGAPDRLALPVAGDDAAAKQVVRDLIDELGFDTVDAGTLDESWRQQPGTPVYGLQEGRDAVTKALAEASPERPADFRA; encoded by the coding sequence ATGAAGATCGGCATCATCGGCGCGGGCAACATCGGCGGCAACCTCACCCGGCGGCTCACCGCCCTCGGCCACGACGTCTCCGTGGCCAATTCGCGCGGACCGGGGACCCTCACCGCACTGGCCGAGGAGACCGGGGCGACGCCCGTGCCGGTCGAGGAGGCGGCGCGCGGCGCGGCGGTCGTCGTGGTCACGATCCCCCTGAAGGCGGTACCGGACCTGCCCTCCGGGATCCTCGACGGCGCCGCGGACGACGTGGCCGTGATCGACACCGGCAACTACTACCCGCGGCAGCGGGACGGGAAGATCGACGCGATCGAGGACGAGGGCCTGACGGAGAGCCGCTGGACCGCCCGGCAGCTCGGTCACACCGTCGTCAAGGCGTTCAACGGCACCTACGCCCAGGACATCCTCGACCGCGCGCGGCCTGCGGGCGCCCCGGACCGCCTGGCCCTCCCGGTCGCGGGCGACGACGCGGCCGCGAAGCAGGTCGTACGGGACCTGATCGACGAACTCGGCTTCGACACGGTCGACGCGGGCACCCTGGACGAGTCCTGGCGCCAGCAGCCGGGAACCCCGGTCTACGGCCTCCAGGAGGGCCGCGACGCGGTGACGAAGGCACTGGCGGAGGCGTCCCCGGAGCGTCCGGCGGACTTCCGCGCGTGA
- a CDS encoding glycoside hydrolase family 25 protein, with translation MLRGIDVSAYQSSAYDTDGLSFVFIKATEGRSYVNPKLTAQVKTARDADCVVGFYHFLWPGNITAQAEYFVSKAPEKAGDLLAVDWETTGDGTHATNAEKDRFIRELKELRPNHRVVLYTNRNFWLNIDTTSYAGDGLWIADYVTAGKPRIKAKWRFHQYTDHPVDKDVADFDTLADLRDWATP, from the coding sequence ATGCTGCGAGGCATCGACGTGAGCGCGTACCAGTCGTCCGCGTACGACACCGACGGCCTCTCCTTCGTCTTCATCAAGGCGACGGAGGGCCGTTCGTACGTCAACCCGAAGCTGACGGCTCAGGTGAAGACGGCTCGCGACGCCGACTGCGTGGTCGGTTTCTACCACTTCCTGTGGCCCGGCAACATCACGGCCCAGGCCGAGTACTTCGTGAGCAAGGCTCCGGAGAAGGCGGGCGACCTGCTCGCCGTCGACTGGGAGACGACGGGCGACGGCACCCACGCGACGAACGCCGAGAAGGACCGGTTCATCCGCGAGCTCAAGGAACTGCGGCCGAATCACCGTGTGGTCCTGTACACGAACCGGAATTTCTGGCTGAACATCGACACCACCTCGTACGCGGGTGACGGGCTCTGGATCGCCGACTACGTCACCGCGGGCAAGCCGCGCATCAAGGCGAAGTGGCGTTTCCACCAGTACACCGATCACCCCGTGGACAAGGACGTCGCGGACTTCGACACCCTCGCCGACCTGCGGGACTGGGCCACCCCATAG
- the gcvH gene encoding glycine cleavage system protein GcvH, with amino-acid sequence MSNPQQLRYSKEHEWLSGAEDGVSTVGITEHAANALGDVVYVQLPEVGDTVTAGETCGELESTKSVSDLYSPVTGEVVEANQDVVDDPSLVNSAPFEGGWLFKVRVAEEPKDLLSADEYTEFSGS; translated from the coding sequence ATGAGCAACCCCCAGCAGCTGCGCTACAGCAAGGAGCACGAGTGGCTGTCGGGCGCCGAGGACGGCGTCTCGACGGTCGGCATCACGGAGCACGCGGCCAACGCGCTCGGCGATGTCGTGTACGTCCAGCTCCCGGAGGTCGGTGACACGGTGACCGCGGGCGAGACCTGCGGCGAGCTGGAGTCGACCAAGTCGGTCAGCGACCTGTACTCCCCCGTGACGGGCGAGGTCGTCGAGGCCAACCAGGACGTGGTGGACGACCCGTCGCTGGTGAACTCCGCTCCGTTCGAGGGTGGCTGGCTGTTCAAGGTACGCGTCGCGGAGGAGCCGAAGGACCTGCTCTCCGCGGACGAGTACACCGAGTTCTCCGGCTCTTAA